The following nucleotide sequence is from Streptomyces xiamenensis.
TGGCCAGGACGGCCCCGGTCCCCACCAGGCCTGCGGCGGGGCCGGCCAGGGCGCGTCCCACGGGCTGCAGGATGAGCGAACCCGTCTGGTCGTAGGCGTAGATGCGGTTCAGCACGTCGGCGGGGATCTGGGTCTGGACCGTGGTCGCCCACATCACCGCCCAGACCGACGCCCCCGCGCCGGCCGCCACGAAGGCGGGCGCGAGCAGCACCGGTGGCGCGCCCTGTCCGACGAGGAACGGAACCGGGAGGTAGCCGAGCAGTGCGAGGATCCCGGTCCGCAGCGGGAAACGGGGACGCATCCGCATCGCCACCAGCCCGCCGGCCGCCGCGCCGGTACCGAAGAGCGACATCATCAGGCCGTACCCGCTCGCCCCGTCCCGGTCCGTCAGGACCGTGGCGGCCAGCACCTGGAACGGCCCGTAGAGGGTGAGGCCGAGCAGGGCGAACACGCCGATGACCGGCCACAGCCAGGTACGGGAGCGGAACTCGTACCAGCCGTGCCGCATCCCCTGCCACAGATTCTCCCGGCGAGGAGTGGGCACGGCCACGAGCCGGATGACGGACAGACACACGGCGCTGACGGCGAACGACACGGCGTCGAGGGCGATGGCGGTGGCCGGTGCGGCGAATCCGACGACGATTCCGGCGCCCATCGGCCCCAGGGCCGCGCCGATGGATATCCCGATCCGCAGTGCGGCGTTGGCCTCCTTGAGATGGCCGGGGGCGACGGCCGGCACCATGCCGGCCACGCCGGGCTGGTACAGCGCCGTGGCGGCTCCGGTCACCGCCTGGGTGGCGATCAGGAGCCACAGCGAGGGCCGCCCGCCGGCGACGTCCACCGCCATGAGACCGATCGCCACCAGCCGGACGAGGTCGGCGACGATCATCATCCGGCGTGCCTGGAAGCGGTCGGCCAGCACACCGCCGACGAGCATCAGCACCACCATGGGGGCGATGTGGGCGGCCAGGACCAGTCC
It contains:
- a CDS encoding MFS transporter, translated to MATEVTQEAPAVPSVWRNRHFLLFFSAQTISFVGDMMLPVALTVAMLSAGFGASEVGLVLAAHIAPMVVLMLVGGVLADRFQARRMMIVADLVRLVAIGLMAVDVAGGRPSLWLLIATQAVTGAATALYQPGVAGMVPAVAPGHLKEANAALRIGISIGAALGPMGAGIVVGFAAPATAIALDAVSFAVSAVCLSVIRLVAVPTPRRENLWQGMRHGWYEFRSRTWLWPVIGVFALLGLTLYGPFQVLAATVLTDRDGASGYGLMMSLFGTGAAAGGLVAMRMRPRFPLRTGILALLGYLPVPFLVGQGAPPVLLAPAFVAAGAGASVWAVMWATTVQTQIPADVLNRIYAYDQTGSLILQPVGRALAGPAAGLVGTGAVLATSSVFLLAGCAALLAIPAFRRLPAGPP